A window from Holophagales bacterium encodes these proteins:
- a CDS encoding putative DNA-binding domain-containing protein gives MPAEERLDAYANMYFFRLRDVLAEDFERTAAALGEARWHNLVTDYLLAHPPTRWSLRWAGESLPGYLRDHAYGGERPWLADVAALEWARNEAFQAEDAEPLHLETLAAVPPEAWPDLRFEALPGTALVESRWDLAAWWDGGAAEPAEAPRGQMLVVWRDAEDDVRHEALPADDVVPVRRLFSGRPFAEVCEACARQGAAETDVENAGRKAVELLQRWGSGLRSTLYGT, from the coding sequence ATGCCGGCCGAAGAGCGGCTCGACGCCTACGCGAACATGTACTTCTTCCGGTTGCGCGACGTCCTCGCGGAGGATTTCGAACGGACGGCGGCGGCGCTCGGGGAGGCGCGCTGGCACAACCTCGTGACGGACTACCTGCTCGCGCATCCGCCCACGCGGTGGTCGCTGCGGTGGGCGGGTGAGTCGCTGCCCGGGTACCTGCGCGACCACGCGTACGGCGGGGAGCGACCGTGGCTCGCCGACGTCGCGGCGCTCGAATGGGCGCGCAACGAGGCGTTCCAGGCCGAGGACGCGGAGCCCCTGCACCTCGAGACGCTCGCGGCGGTGCCACCCGAGGCGTGGCCCGACCTGCGCTTCGAGGCGCTGCCAGGAACGGCGTTGGTGGAGTCGCGCTGGGACCTGGCCGCGTGGTGGGACGGCGGCGCCGCGGAGCCGGCGGAGGCCCCTCGAGGGCAGATGCTCGTCGTCTGGCGCGATGCGGAGGACGACGTGCGCCACGAGGCGCTGCCTGCGGACGACGTGGTTCCGGTGCGGCGGCTCTTCTCCGGCAGACCTTTCGCCGAGGTCTGCGAGGCCTGTGCCCGGCAGGGTGCCGCCGAGACGGATGTCGAGAACGCCGGCCGGAAGGCCGTGGAGCTTCTTCAGAGATGGGGGTCTGGTCTACGCTCTACACTCTACGGAACGTAG
- a CDS encoding CPBP family intramembrane metalloprotease — protein MAVIVVGTAIGATLFSRAFPEASIDFRVTREEARRVAETALAARGFDVAGRTALGIFDFDDEAKVFLERELGVSKAVPLLGREVPVWRWSFRFVKPLEKGELRAFVSPGGDLLAFRRILPEKAAAADPGPGRARALAEETLRAHRGLDPAGLRFVETTEEKRPARVDRTFVWESRTLRWNGAAIRYLVEVQGDQVGRSSLWLDVPEAWRQGYATLRSKNRAAGAVATFGLVLTAIALVVAFFDRLRRRDVKWRWALAFGLTGTALQMAASMNELPISLFSYDTTESWASFLSQALLADFGNACMLGLLLLLLVAGGEPEYREAYPDKPALGRVFSRRAFGTKRVFLGLLAGYALTAGFFAYQVLFYLAADRLGAWSPADVPYSNLLGTSLPWLGVLLMGFVPATTEEFSSRMFSIPFLRRFSPAWVAVGVPALIWGFAHAGYPNQPFWIRGVEVGLAGVVIGVVMLKLDLFPLLVWHFTVDAVYTSLILVRSTNTYFAVSGALSAGVLLLPLVVAGALAWKRGGFRAEAGLTNGDVGSAPPPWPGASSEAPAIVAPKPLSVTHVAAAAAVSVAVLLLVRTVLPRGALDADVRVSRADALEAARAFVKGQGDDPARYVTVAESGSALPSLEDAGETGAGLIPYRWERNAERWLLGHGGMAALQTWATTVLPGPVWQVRFARERDRHRWWVVVDARDGRVTGFSRGFPEEEAGASLSQAEALGKAREAARSRGIDPAALTVVSSNAEERKARRDHRIVFEVPSQAAGEARQRVTVSVAGATPSLVATALKLPEEWARAEGRSTTATYAALAVKVAGFGTVIGLGLVALMRAHRAGKMRWRAAARWALLLSVPALLERVSNVPTLLRSWPADMPLAAYAVTAAIGVAAGLLLSYALAFVAVGLVTAAAPHALGLLRRPMPDGRVRALRAAGATALLVFAARALKASLEAAFPSEAGVGGFGFPPGVDGWLPAASVLASATELALLVAGGAALASLLARELASLRRTQVVLGLVALGCWAPLDARTFGEIAVPLVSGALPAVALALGVALFLKDDPWAYVFTAVGVTVLRGGATLVTSGVTPWIASGALCIAAGLLVLLAPGWRKDAPSTPPTPAPAG, from the coding sequence GTGGCGGTGATCGTCGTGGGGACGGCGATCGGGGCGACGCTGTTCTCGCGGGCGTTTCCGGAGGCGTCGATCGACTTTCGCGTGACGCGGGAGGAGGCGCGGCGGGTGGCGGAGACGGCGCTCGCCGCGCGGGGATTCGACGTGGCGGGGCGGACGGCTCTGGGGATCTTCGACTTCGACGACGAGGCGAAGGTCTTCCTCGAGCGCGAGCTGGGGGTCTCGAAGGCGGTGCCGCTGCTGGGGCGCGAGGTGCCGGTGTGGCGCTGGTCGTTCCGGTTCGTGAAGCCGCTGGAGAAGGGCGAGCTGCGGGCGTTCGTCTCGCCGGGAGGCGACCTGCTGGCATTCCGCCGGATCCTGCCGGAGAAGGCGGCGGCCGCCGACCCGGGGCCCGGGAGGGCGCGGGCGCTGGCCGAGGAGACGCTCCGCGCGCACCGCGGGCTCGACCCGGCCGGGCTGCGGTTCGTGGAGACGACGGAGGAGAAGCGGCCCGCGCGCGTCGACCGGACGTTCGTGTGGGAGTCGCGGACGCTGCGATGGAACGGGGCGGCGATCCGGTACCTCGTGGAGGTGCAGGGCGACCAGGTGGGGCGCTCGTCGCTGTGGCTCGACGTGCCCGAGGCGTGGCGGCAGGGGTACGCGACGCTGCGCTCGAAGAACCGCGCGGCGGGCGCGGTGGCGACGTTCGGGCTGGTGCTGACGGCGATCGCGCTCGTGGTGGCGTTCTTCGACCGGCTGCGGCGGCGCGACGTGAAGTGGCGCTGGGCGCTGGCGTTCGGTTTGACCGGGACGGCGCTGCAGATGGCCGCGTCGATGAACGAGCTGCCCATCTCGCTCTTCTCGTACGACACGACGGAGAGCTGGGCGAGCTTCCTGTCGCAGGCGCTCCTCGCGGACTTCGGGAACGCCTGCATGCTGGGCCTCCTGCTGCTCCTCCTCGTGGCGGGCGGCGAGCCGGAGTACCGCGAGGCGTACCCCGACAAGCCGGCGCTCGGGCGCGTCTTCTCGCGGCGCGCGTTCGGGACGAAGCGGGTCTTCCTGGGGCTGCTGGCGGGGTACGCGCTGACGGCGGGGTTCTTCGCCTACCAGGTGCTCTTTTACCTCGCGGCGGACCGGCTCGGGGCCTGGTCGCCGGCGGACGTCCCCTACTCGAACCTCCTCGGGACGAGCCTGCCGTGGCTGGGCGTGCTGCTGATGGGGTTCGTGCCGGCGACGACGGAAGAGTTCTCGTCGCGGATGTTCTCGATCCCGTTCCTCCGCCGCTTCTCGCCCGCGTGGGTGGCCGTGGGTGTTCCGGCGCTGATCTGGGGATTCGCCCACGCGGGCTACCCGAACCAGCCGTTCTGGATTCGCGGCGTGGAGGTGGGGCTCGCGGGGGTGGTCATCGGCGTCGTGATGCTGAAGCTCGACCTCTTCCCGCTCCTCGTGTGGCACTTCACGGTGGACGCGGTCTACACGTCGCTGATCCTGGTGCGCTCGACGAACACGTACTTCGCGGTATCGGGCGCGCTGTCCGCCGGCGTCCTGCTGCTGCCGCTCGTGGTGGCGGGCGCGCTGGCGTGGAAGCGGGGCGGGTTCAGGGCCGAGGCGGGGCTGACGAACGGCGACGTGGGCTCGGCGCCGCCGCCGTGGCCGGGGGCGAGCAGCGAGGCGCCGGCGATCGTCGCGCCGAAGCCCCTCTCGGTGACGCACGTCGCGGCGGCGGCGGCGGTGTCGGTGGCGGTGCTCCTCCTCGTGAGGACGGTCCTGCCGCGGGGCGCTCTGGATGCGGACGTGCGGGTCTCGCGCGCGGACGCCCTCGAGGCGGCGCGCGCGTTCGTGAAGGGGCAGGGGGACGACCCCGCCCGCTACGTGACGGTGGCCGAGAGCGGCTCGGCGCTGCCGTCGCTGGAGGACGCGGGAGAGACGGGGGCCGGGCTGATCCCTTACCGCTGGGAACGCAACGCCGAGCGCTGGCTGCTGGGGCACGGCGGGATGGCGGCGCTGCAGACGTGGGCGACGACGGTGCTGCCCGGGCCGGTCTGGCAGGTGCGGTTCGCGCGCGAGCGGGACCGGCACCGGTGGTGGGTCGTGGTGGACGCGCGGGACGGCCGCGTGACGGGCTTCTCGCGGGGATTTCCGGAGGAGGAGGCCGGGGCGTCCCTCTCGCAGGCGGAAGCGCTCGGGAAGGCGCGCGAAGCGGCGCGGAGCCGGGGCATCGACCCGGCGGCGCTCACCGTGGTCTCCTCGAACGCGGAGGAGCGCAAGGCCCGCCGCGACCACCGGATCGTCTTCGAGGTGCCGTCGCAGGCCGCCGGCGAGGCCCGGCAGCGCGTGACGGTCTCGGTCGCCGGAGCGACGCCTTCCCTGGTGGCGACGGCGTTGAAGCTGCCGGAGGAGTGGGCGCGCGCAGAGGGGCGGAGCACGACGGCGACGTACGCGGCACTGGCCGTGAAGGTGGCGGGGTTCGGGACGGTGATCGGGCTCGGCCTCGTCGCGCTGATGCGGGCGCACCGGGCCGGGAAGATGCGGTGGCGCGCGGCGGCCCGCTGGGCGCTCCTCCTCTCGGTGCCGGCGCTTCTCGAACGTGTCTCGAACGTACCGACGCTGCTCCGGTCGTGGCCGGCCGACATGCCCCTGGCGGCGTACGCCGTGACGGCGGCGATCGGCGTTGCGGCGGGGCTCCTCCTCTCCTACGCGCTGGCGTTCGTCGCGGTGGGGCTCGTGACGGCGGCGGCGCCGCACGCGCTGGGCCTCCTGCGGCGCCCGATGCCCGACGGGCGCGTCCGGGCGCTGCGGGCCGCGGGGGCGACGGCACTGCTCGTCTTCGCGGCGCGGGCCCTGAAGGCGAGCCTGGAAGCGGCGTTCCCGTCGGAGGCGGGCGTGGGTGGCTTCGGCTTCCCTCCCGGGGTCGACGGATGGCTGCCGGCCGCGTCGGTCCTCGCCTCGGCCACCGAGCTGGCGCTCCTCGTCGCGGGCGGCGCGGCCCTCGCCTCGCTCCTGGCCCGCGAGCTCGCGTCGTTGCGGCGCACGCAGGTCGTCCTCGGCCTCGTCGCGCTGGGCTGCTGGGCGCCCCTGGACGCGCGGACGTTCGGCGAGATCGCGGTGCCGCTCGTCTCCGGCGCTCTGCCGGCCGTGGCGCTGGCGCTGGGCGTGGCGCTCTTCCTGAAGGACGACCCGTGGGCCTACGTCTTCACGGCCGTCGGGGTCACCGTCCTGCGCGGCGGCGCGACGCTGGTGACCTCGGGCGTGACGCCGTGGATCGCCAGCGGAGCCCTCTGCATCGCGGCGGGTCTCCTCGTCCTCCTCGCTCCGGGGTGGAGGAAGGACGCGCCTTCTACTCCCCCGACGCCCGCCCCCGCGGGCTGA
- a CDS encoding DEAD/DEAH box helicase — translation MGGLIVLHGNPLPPTGPLPGAGFFLWGEGSYAAARLRPEHPRYLDPAALESTLKTAGLAVAAGGHVRPGRLVLTLPTLRSRPVPSHPALREDEDYAGGETVLKAFEVEGLFLPPGRAFDALTVMGESPERPGLLLGDDIDYWVAVAAWVLDLLQRRRIVPAIEDGHARWRPVFNDPHEKDRADLFAQAMPPSSRAIGWPGGSAEGLYPTSAFLLRTVVDDMADAAARELLLEGIPDVRRRAGTGPEWLALSLLAARRDGREDELVAEAVPAEVADRFSAWSIPLLEALPEGDLRLGVRLHPPDPASEESPSWRLGYHLEAADDPSLKLYAEEIWHETTSSLRRLGRRFVNPQETLLARLGGVASLSEPIRRSLEERHPEGATLSLEDAWRFLATDAPLLKEAGVQLLLPAEGRTTKPSLRLNAAESRWKSGVAVTRFGLGTLVDFDWRVAVGDQLLSPDEFEQLATRKVPLVEVRGEWVLLDPQGVARTLALFEKKPSGRTTLADFLRMASGLDEEDAEALGVDGITADGWLAELLQSDAAQDAPFVAPKALLGRLRPYQEKGVSWLRFLLSRGLGTCLADDMGLGKTIQLLATLLTAREAGESIRPSLLVCPTSVVENWIQEAARFAPSLTVAVHHGPERAQGDDFQELLKKTDLLVTTYSLAHRDRAILTEVSWEYLALDEAQNIKNPGTAQSRAVRALRSTRRAALTGTPLENRLSELKAILDFLNPGLLGSDEAFRRAFSIPIERHHDPVARERLRRLTAPFLLRRTKTDPTIAPDLPDKIETKEWVGLSREQATLYRATTKALLEGIGKAQGQSRRAKVLLLLLRLKQICNHPALFLGDGSRLDGRSSKLTRLLAMLEETEAESRPALLFTQFSEMGHLLVRALRDKFDKEVLFLHGGVPRLARVEMVRRFQEDEDPPLFFVLSLKAGGAGLNLTRASHVFHVDRWWNPAVEDQATDRAFRIGQTRHVQVHKFVCRGTLEERIDGMIDEKKELARSIIGAGESWITELSNEELADLVALGREAVESGDGA, via the coding sequence ATGGGCGGCTTGATAGTCCTCCACGGAAACCCCCTTCCCCCGACAGGCCCGCTCCCCGGAGCCGGGTTCTTCCTGTGGGGTGAAGGGTCCTACGCCGCTGCGCGCCTGCGGCCGGAACACCCGCGCTACCTCGACCCCGCCGCCCTCGAGAGCACTCTCAAGACGGCGGGCCTCGCCGTCGCGGCCGGCGGGCACGTCCGCCCCGGGCGCCTCGTCCTCACGCTTCCCACGCTCCGGTCGCGCCCCGTCCCGTCCCATCCCGCGCTGCGCGAGGACGAGGACTACGCGGGCGGCGAAACCGTCCTGAAGGCATTCGAGGTCGAGGGGCTCTTCCTGCCCCCCGGGCGCGCCTTCGACGCCCTCACCGTCATGGGGGAGTCTCCCGAGCGTCCCGGCCTCCTCCTCGGCGACGACATCGACTACTGGGTCGCCGTCGCCGCGTGGGTCCTCGACCTCCTCCAGCGGCGCCGGATCGTCCCGGCCATCGAGGACGGGCACGCCCGCTGGCGCCCGGTCTTCAACGACCCCCACGAGAAGGACCGCGCCGACCTCTTCGCCCAGGCGATGCCCCCCTCGAGCCGCGCCATCGGCTGGCCGGGCGGCTCGGCCGAAGGCCTCTACCCCACCTCGGCCTTCCTCCTCAGGACCGTCGTCGACGACATGGCCGACGCCGCCGCGCGCGAGCTCCTCCTCGAGGGGATCCCCGACGTGAGGCGCCGCGCCGGCACCGGCCCCGAGTGGCTCGCCCTCTCTCTCCTCGCCGCCCGCCGCGACGGCCGGGAAGACGAGCTCGTCGCCGAGGCCGTCCCCGCCGAGGTCGCCGACCGCTTCAGCGCCTGGAGCATCCCGCTTCTCGAGGCCCTTCCCGAGGGCGACCTGCGTCTCGGCGTGAGGCTTCATCCTCCCGATCCGGCGTCGGAAGAGTCCCCGTCCTGGCGCCTCGGCTACCACCTCGAGGCCGCGGACGACCCGAGCCTCAAGCTCTACGCCGAGGAGATCTGGCACGAGACCACCTCGAGCCTGAGGCGCCTCGGGCGACGCTTCGTCAACCCCCAGGAGACCCTGCTCGCACGCCTGGGAGGCGTCGCTTCGCTCAGCGAGCCGATCCGCCGGAGCCTCGAGGAGCGTCACCCCGAAGGCGCCACGCTCTCGCTCGAAGACGCGTGGCGCTTCCTCGCCACCGACGCGCCCCTGCTGAAGGAGGCGGGCGTCCAGCTCCTCCTTCCCGCCGAGGGTCGCACCACGAAGCCGTCGCTGCGCCTCAACGCGGCCGAGAGCCGCTGGAAGAGCGGCGTCGCCGTCACCCGGTTCGGCCTCGGCACGCTCGTCGACTTCGACTGGCGCGTCGCCGTCGGCGACCAGCTCCTCTCGCCCGACGAGTTCGAGCAGCTCGCCACCCGCAAGGTGCCGCTCGTCGAGGTGCGGGGCGAGTGGGTCCTCCTCGACCCGCAGGGCGTCGCCCGCACGCTCGCCCTCTTCGAGAAGAAGCCTTCGGGCCGGACGACCCTCGCCGACTTCCTGCGCATGGCCAGCGGCCTCGACGAGGAAGACGCCGAGGCCCTCGGGGTCGACGGCATCACCGCCGACGGCTGGCTCGCCGAGCTCCTCCAGTCCGACGCCGCGCAGGACGCGCCCTTCGTCGCGCCGAAGGCGCTCCTCGGCCGTCTCCGCCCCTACCAGGAGAAGGGCGTCTCCTGGCTCCGATTCCTCCTGTCGCGCGGGCTCGGCACCTGCCTCGCCGACGACATGGGTCTCGGCAAGACGATCCAGCTCCTCGCCACCCTGCTGACGGCGCGCGAGGCGGGCGAGTCCATCCGCCCGTCGCTCCTGGTCTGCCCCACGTCCGTCGTCGAGAACTGGATCCAGGAGGCCGCGCGGTTCGCGCCGTCGCTCACGGTCGCCGTCCACCACGGACCCGAGCGGGCCCAGGGGGACGACTTCCAGGAGCTCCTGAAGAAGACCGACCTCCTCGTCACCACCTACTCCCTCGCCCACCGCGACCGGGCGATCCTCACCGAGGTGTCGTGGGAGTACCTCGCCCTCGACGAGGCGCAGAACATCAAGAACCCCGGCACCGCCCAGTCGCGCGCCGTGCGCGCCCTGCGCTCCACGCGCCGCGCGGCCCTCACCGGCACGCCGCTCGAGAACCGTCTCTCCGAGCTGAAGGCCATCCTCGACTTCCTCAACCCCGGCCTCCTCGGCTCCGACGAGGCGTTCCGCCGCGCCTTCTCCATCCCCATCGAGCGGCACCACGACCCCGTCGCCCGCGAGCGCCTCCGGCGCCTCACGGCCCCCTTCCTCCTCCGGCGGACGAAGACCGACCCGACCATCGCGCCCGACCTCCCCGACAAGATCGAGACCAAGGAGTGGGTCGGCCTCTCGCGCGAGCAGGCCACGCTCTACCGCGCCACGACGAAGGCCCTCCTCGAGGGCATCGGCAAGGCGCAGGGGCAGAGCCGCCGCGCGAAAGTCCTTCTTCTGCTGCTGCGCCTCAAGCAGATCTGCAACCACCCGGCGCTCTTCCTCGGCGACGGCTCCCGGCTCGACGGGCGCTCCTCCAAGCTCACCCGCCTCCTGGCCATGCTCGAGGAGACCGAGGCCGAGAGCCGCCCGGCCCTCCTCTTCACGCAGTTCAGCGAGATGGGCCACCTCCTCGTCCGCGCCCTGCGCGACAAGTTCGACAAGGAGGTCCTCTTCCTGCACGGCGGCGTGCCGCGCCTGGCGCGCGTCGAGATGGTCCGCCGCTTCCAGGAAGACGAGGACCCGCCCCTCTTCTTCGTCCTCTCCCTCAAGGCCGGCGGGGCCGGCCTCAACCTCACCCGCGCCTCGCACGTCTTCCACGTCGACCGCTGGTGGAATCCCGCGGTCGAGGACCAGGCCACGGACCGTGCCTTCCGCATCGGCCAGACGCGGCACGTCCAGGTCCACAAGTTCGTCTGCCGGGGCACGCTCGAAGAACGGATCGACGGAATGATCGACGAGAAGAAGGAACTGGCCCGCTCCATCATCGGCGCGGGCGAGAGCTGGATCACCGAGCTCTCCAACGAAGAGCTGGCCGACCTCGTCGCCCTGGGCCGCGAGGCCGTCGAATCCGGGGACGGAGCCTGA
- a CDS encoding ferritin, whose product MIPEKLKAALDEHVSAEIGAAYLYLAMSADFESKAYKGFGRWMRVQFQEEMAHATKFVDYMLARGASIGWKDAKAPATSFGTALETFEKTLAHEKDVTARIHKLYHLAAAEGDTATQVFLQWFVTEQVEEEARVTEIVDKIRMVADRPGAVLYLDKEYGKRTL is encoded by the coding sequence ATGATTCCCGAGAAACTCAAAGCTGCCCTCGACGAGCACGTGTCGGCCGAGATCGGCGCCGCGTACCTCTACCTCGCCATGTCCGCCGACTTCGAATCGAAGGCCTACAAGGGCTTCGGACGGTGGATGCGCGTCCAGTTCCAGGAGGAGATGGCGCACGCGACGAAGTTCGTCGACTACATGCTCGCCCGCGGCGCGTCGATCGGCTGGAAAGACGCCAAGGCGCCCGCCACCTCCTTCGGCACGGCTCTCGAGACGTTCGAGAAGACGCTCGCGCACGAGAAGGACGTCACGGCCCGCATCCACAAGCTCTACCACCTCGCCGCCGCCGAGGGCGACACCGCGACGCAGGTCTTCCTGCAGTGGTTCGTGACGGAGCAGGTCGAGGAAGAGGCGCGCGTCACCGAGATCGTCGACAAGATCCGGATGGTCGCCGACCGTCCCGGCGCGGTCCTCTACCTCGACAAGGAATACGGCAAGCGCACCCTGTGA
- a CDS encoding ABC-2 family transporter protein, with translation MKSLRFHGRLFALYFAQYVKARLAYRADFATAVLASFLGTAASFSVVLLLFSRFDHLAGWSFPEIVFLYGFSLLPYGLFSVLSLNLYEFADRYLVEGRFDRILLRPVSPLFQIYFESFRLESLQEVVTGTVAIAWAVSRLPDLSPLGLALLPLWAVFGAVIYLSVFGILTASSFWIEDRVGLAPPVFNLMAFGRYPITIYDLKVKVLLSTVIPFAFASFYPTTLALKRADFTPFFWAVPAVAILFAFLNRALWRRGIARYGSTGS, from the coding sequence GTGAAGAGCCTCCGATTCCACGGGCGCCTCTTCGCGCTCTACTTCGCGCAGTACGTGAAGGCGCGCCTCGCCTACCGGGCCGACTTCGCGACGGCGGTCCTCGCCTCGTTCCTCGGGACGGCCGCGTCGTTCTCGGTCGTCCTCCTCCTCTTCTCGCGCTTCGACCACCTCGCCGGCTGGAGCTTCCCCGAGATCGTCTTCCTCTACGGCTTCTCGCTCCTGCCGTACGGCCTCTTCTCGGTCCTCTCCCTCAACCTCTACGAGTTCGCCGACCGCTACCTCGTGGAGGGGCGCTTCGACCGCATCCTCCTGCGCCCCGTCTCCCCGCTCTTCCAGATCTACTTCGAGAGCTTCCGCCTCGAGTCGCTCCAGGAGGTCGTCACCGGAACGGTCGCCATCGCGTGGGCCGTCTCACGGCTCCCCGACCTCTCGCCGCTGGGCCTGGCGCTGCTGCCGCTCTGGGCCGTTTTCGGAGCCGTCATCTACCTTTCGGTCTTCGGCATCCTCACCGCCTCCAGCTTCTGGATCGAGGACCGTGTCGGCCTCGCGCCGCCGGTCTTCAACCTCATGGCCTTCGGCCGCTACCCCATCACGATCTACGACCTGAAGGTCAAGGTCCTTCTCTCCACCGTCATTCCCTTCGCCTTCGCGTCGTTCTACCCGACCACCCTCGCCCTGAAGCGCGCCGACTTCACCCCGTTCTTCTGGGCCGTGCCGGCCGTGGCGATCCTCTTCGCCTTCCTCAACCGCGCCCTCTGGCGCAGGGGCATCGCGAGGTACGGCTCGACGGGCAGCTGA
- a CDS encoding ABC-2 family transporter protein, producing MSETTALAFARPALAFARPYLAFARTSFLNLLAYRARYFVGILTYFFNATVWYYIWRALFHEKGDGATLGGFTFPQMLTYVTTGWALRSFYFNEVDREIASQVREGRLAMTLIKPVDIQAMTLSQALGESAFRLVLFTVPIGVLLGLVYPVLPPASPAAFGLFLLSGLLSALLVGAINFCVGLVAIRTTSILGVLRAKYLVLELLSGLLVPVAFFPEPARKVLVWLPFLHMNDTPGRIWLGLATGADAARALALQAGWTLLLLFLGRLLWNATARRIEVQGG from the coding sequence ATGTCCGAGACGACCGCCCTCGCCTTCGCGCGGCCCGCCCTCGCCTTCGCGCGGCCCTACCTCGCCTTCGCGCGCACCTCGTTCCTGAACCTCCTCGCCTACCGTGCGCGCTATTTCGTCGGCATCCTGACGTATTTCTTCAACGCCACCGTCTGGTACTACATCTGGCGCGCCCTCTTCCACGAGAAGGGCGACGGCGCCACGCTCGGCGGCTTCACCTTCCCGCAGATGCTCACCTACGTCACGACGGGGTGGGCCCTGCGCAGCTTCTACTTCAACGAGGTCGACCGCGAGATCGCGAGCCAGGTCCGCGAGGGGCGGCTCGCGATGACGCTCATCAAGCCCGTCGACATCCAGGCCATGACGCTCTCGCAGGCGCTGGGCGAGAGCGCCTTCCGCCTCGTCCTCTTCACGGTCCCCATCGGCGTCCTCCTCGGCCTCGTCTACCCGGTCCTTCCGCCGGCGAGCCCGGCGGCCTTCGGCCTCTTCCTTCTCTCCGGGCTCCTCTCGGCCCTCCTCGTCGGCGCCATCAACTTCTGCGTCGGCCTCGTCGCCATCCGCACCACGTCGATCCTCGGCGTCCTGCGCGCCAAGTACCTCGTCCTCGAGCTCCTCTCCGGCCTCCTCGTCCCCGTGGCGTTCTTCCCCGAGCCGGCGAGGAAGGTCCTCGTCTGGCTCCCCTTCCTCCACATGAACGACACGCCCGGGCGCATCTGGCTCGGCCTCGCCACCGGCGCCGACGCGGCGCGCGCTCTCGCCCTCCAGGCCGGGTGGACCCTCCTTCTCCTCTTCCTCGGCCGCTTGCTCTGGAACGCGACCGCGCGGCGCATCGAGGTCCAGGGGGGCTGA
- a CDS encoding ATP-binding cassette domain-containing protein: MSDPAVRVRDLVKTFEVTRKSPGLAGALKGLFRAETTTLTAVDRVSFDLDRGEMVGYIGPNGAGKSTTIKMLTGILTPTSGEVSALGFVPWRDRRAYTKSIGVVFGQRTQLWWDIAVVESFRLLREIYGVSEADYARRMKVFDDLLDVGRLLPQPVRKLSLGERMRCDLAASLLHEPTLLFLDEPTIGLDVVAKANVRSFLKEANKRLATTVILTTHDLDDIEELCERVVLIDHGQVLWDGSLRGLRDRHLPEARIRFDLNPIPAGDPAELAVGPWRAARVSQGRYQIVVDKREVSTADVLREVVRDLPVLDLAVGEPDIEEVVARIYRENAALRKPAEDALAEGGAPGVVAHRGVRRG; the protein is encoded by the coding sequence ATGAGCGACCCCGCCGTCCGCGTCCGCGACCTCGTCAAGACGTTCGAGGTCACACGGAAGTCGCCCGGCCTCGCCGGCGCGCTCAAGGGGCTCTTCCGCGCGGAGACGACGACCCTCACCGCCGTCGACCGCGTCTCCTTCGACCTCGACCGCGGCGAGATGGTCGGCTACATCGGCCCGAACGGCGCGGGAAAGTCGACGACCATCAAGATGCTCACCGGAATCCTGACGCCGACGTCCGGCGAGGTCTCCGCCCTCGGCTTCGTCCCGTGGCGCGACCGCCGCGCCTACACGAAGTCGATCGGCGTCGTCTTCGGCCAGCGGACCCAGCTCTGGTGGGACATCGCGGTCGTCGAGAGCTTCCGGCTCCTGCGCGAGATCTACGGCGTCTCCGAGGCCGACTACGCCAGGAGGATGAAGGTCTTCGACGACCTCCTCGACGTCGGCCGCCTCCTCCCGCAGCCGGTCCGCAAGCTCTCCCTCGGCGAGCGGATGCGCTGCGACCTCGCCGCCTCGCTCCTCCACGAGCCGACGCTCCTCTTCCTCGACGAGCCGACCATCGGCCTCGACGTCGTCGCCAAGGCCAACGTCCGATCGTTCCTCAAGGAAGCGAACAAGCGCCTCGCCACGACCGTCATCCTCACCACGCACGACCTCGACGACATCGAGGAGCTGTGCGAGCGCGTCGTCCTCATCGACCACGGGCAGGTCCTCTGGGACGGCAGCCTGCGAGGCCTGCGCGACCGGCACCTCCCCGAGGCGCGCATCCGCTTCGACCTGAACCCGATCCCGGCGGGCGACCCGGCCGAGCTCGCCGTCGGCCCGTGGCGCGCGGCGCGCGTCTCGCAGGGCCGGTACCAGATCGTCGTCGACAAGCGCGAGGTCTCCACCGCCGACGTCCTCCGGGAGGTCGTCCGCGACCTCCCCGTCCTCGACCTCGCGGTCGGCGAGCCCGACATCGAGGAGGTCGTCGCCCGCATCTACCGCGAGAACGCCGCACTCCGCAAGCCCGCCGAGGACGCCCTGGCCGAGGGCGGCGCTCCCGGCGTCGTCGCCCATCGCGGCGTCCGCCGGGGCTGA